The sequence below is a genomic window from Dermacentor albipictus isolate Rhodes 1998 colony chromosome 2, USDA_Dalb.pri_finalv2, whole genome shotgun sequence.
TGACAGAGTCTTCATTATTCTGAAAGCGTAAGAATATTGGGTAGTGATAAGTGAGATTTTGTAACAGGACGCCTGCGTCTGGTGCAGACAGCAAATTGGAAAGCGTATGATCGAATGATTGTACCATCTGTATAGTTACTGCACCGCGTAGGCACTTTTAATAAGCATTCGTAACCGAAGCTATTGAAGCCAGTTGAATATTGTAAGGCGTATGCAGACGGAGCTGTCTGCGAGATTAATGTTAATATCGCTTATAATTATAACGTTTGTATTCTCGTCTGCAGGGATAAAATTTAGCACTTCAAGAAGCGCGGCGCAGAAATCATTCATAGGCGATGAAGTCGAGTGATATACACTTGAACATTTTTGTTGTCCGCATTAATAATGTCACTTTTAAGTTCGACCCACACTGATTCACAGTCACGTACGCCGAGAAGAAGGTCGTGCCTTCTTTTGTACGTAACAGTTATACTTGTTATGCTTGTTTCTGTTCCTGTAAATTGCTGATTTCCGGGGACGTGGAGTAACATCCTGGGCCCGACGGTTTAGGAGATGTTTGCGAATCTGCAGTAAGTCCAATGGCAAATATTAAAGGAACTTAACGACGTCCGTGAGAGAGTGGCAACAACAGAGCTTGCTAACAAGTCAGTGGCGTGAAGTTGATCAATTGCTCAAAGACGTACGCAAGGAATGTTCGCAAATTGAGGGGCTTGAGAACAGAATAATTTCATTGGAGAATGGAGTTCAGCAACAAGGCAGAAAAATGATGGATCTTGAAAATTGCAGCCGAAGGTGCAAGTTTGTTATTCATGGAATTGAAGACGTAAGCAGCGAAACAGAAACAGTGTAAAGAAATAGGGCAATTAATGGAATTTTTTACAAGGAAATTAACATGGCGTGCTGTTCGGTTGCTCGAATTCAACGGATTGGAAGGCGATCCCATTCACGACCTGTCGTTTTATATCTTCAAAGCTGCTTAGAAGAAGAAGATGTTCTTCGGAGTGCGAGAATGCTCAAGGGCGCCCGTCTGTTTATCCGAAATGATTTCAGCAAATTGACACTGCGCAAGCGTAAGCTTCTGTGGTAACCTGCTCAACCCGAAAAAGCAAACGGCTAACGTCTTTCTTTGATATACGATAAACTTAAAGTAGAATATGTTGTTTTCGCTTGGACGATGTTGCAAATAAATCCCtatttttgaaaaaaagaacataccACGTGTTCCTACTTCAGAGAATGCGTGAGGTGGATTTAAAAAGCTACGCGTGGTCAATATAAATGTTCGAAGCATAGTGAATAAAAGTGTTAAGCTGGAGCATCTTCTTTACAGGTACAATcctcacggcacaattataacctAAACATGGGTACATGATAGTGTAGGTGATGACATGATAGTGACGTCATCTCATTGAGTATTTAGACATGATCGGTCATGCCTGGAGGCGGGGTTGCTGTCATTGTAAAACATAGTCCGCACACAAATGGAAGACCTCGAAAGCCTTGACTGTAAACTGCTTGGGCCACATGTCTTCACAGTGTGTGCAATGTGCAGGCCTCTTTCTTCCCCTCCACAGTTTTTACTGCAACTACATGACCCCATGTCATCGAATGTACGCGGTAAAATAACTATGGTTGGAGATTTTCTCTTGCCATCAATCAACTAGTCTTGTGAGAACATAATCGGTGCACTAGAAAATCCGCTCTTCGACGAAATGCTGGCTTGCGATTTAGAGCAACTTGTACGTGACGGGACCCATGAATGCAGTCAAGGTAgtaatatattagatttatttttTGTTAGCAGAAGCCTAAATGACCATGACCACAATAGAAGATGGCATATCAGACGACAAGCTAATATTACTCACATCGCGGGCTTTCACATTGTATGGAAAATTCCAGGTCAGCTTTAAAGACGGTGAAATATTTCCGTGAGGCGGACGAACAATGATTCATTGATGAGCGTTGAAACTTTGTTGATTGTTTACCAAAAGAAGATGCAGCCACATTATTGTACAAATTCGAGGAAGTTGTTCTGAGGTGTATCGAAAACTTCGTCCCAACTCAACGCATCCGTTACAACCACTTAAACCCTTGGATCGACCGAAATATTTACACATGAAACGAAGAATAAAATTACAAAAGAGCTTAAAAAAGCTTCAAAAAGCTTGTCAAGCGCACTATCATCTGTCAGACACAGGTATTCCTCTGTTACCTTACCCACATTTGTGAAAACAAACCCGGACAGGCTTTTGCGTTACATGAAAGGACACCAGGGTTCACATTGATAAGTTACAAAACCAAGACCCAAGACACTTTAATCACTGGTCACATGATCATAGCTCAAAAGTTGAATGAATCTTTTCAGTTTTTTCACCATGTGATGCTCAGCCGCAACGGCCTTCTTCCTAAGGCCTTCTTCCACGCGCTTGAATGACACGGTGAGTAGGACAGCAGAGCTCACGCTGGAGAGCAGTCTGGTCCTCGCCAACGTCCACGTTGTAAACGACACAGAGCTGTAGATCCGAGCCCTCTACCAGGTACACCTGGACCGGCACGGTGATCTCACTCGTTATCGAGAGACGttgaagcgtttgcaaacgctcgacagcagccaatgtcgggagccacacagcgatggtatttgactTCTTCCGGGCCGTGAAGCCGCGGAAGCCTGCGGTGCCAAGACAAGCGTCTAGGCTCGCCTGAATAATCCTGTTCGGAATCTCCGTGAGGCTTGTGGGGGCCAGAGCTttaatggttgctttatagcaaaccgagcccggtgtcgacacaactgggtggtcagtcgttagacaggaacgctTGCCTTGGGAGCCGCTGTTGGCCGAACACGAATCTGGTGCAGACTGCTCTGAAGGACGCTTCTGAGAACCACGGGGGGCTGACGGcacagatggtagcgcagaagacaagtccataggAGTACTCGTTTCGTCATGCACAACAACTGGAGTCCCATTCCCGATCGGTGTCTGGGAAGCCATCGCCGGGCTCCGCCCTGAGGGCAGATCACTCACggtctgatgtgcattttgggaaggcgatgggtgggctgtagccgaaggacttggagcaggaaccaggagctgggatccaggctcaggtgtcaattgtgcTGCCGGTAACGCCGTCGTGACGAGCGGCGCCGGCGAATCTACCGCCGCCAGTGCGTCACCGGAGGCACTAGGCCTAGTCCCAGTGTACAACTCAGCTGCAGGGCCGATGGAGTGACATTCGCTGAATGTCAAAAAACCGGACTGCGCATGAGCGTCCGAGGCGTCCTCAGATGTCTTGGGGTCCAATCTCTTGATGTATGGAACGTGATGTATGGAACGAGAGCTCACCATGATAAGTGCTAATGCTAGGAGTATAACGAATAAAACTGTAGAACTAGAAAGTTTACTTTTGGCCTTTCGTCCGGACGTAACACTcctaactgaaacttggctaagCGAAAACATCTCGGATGCTGACATAGTACCAAGCTCTCACATTATGGTCAGGAGGGATCGTGGCTCAAGAGGGGGTGGCGTAGCAATTATCTTAAAAAAGGGAATAGACTTCACTATTATTCCTCACGAGACGAGCGTAGAAATGGTCTGGATTCTTGTTCATTTGTGTGAATGCAGCCTACTAGTCGGTGTAGTCTACAGGCCTCCTAGCGCCGATGTATCGTTGCTCCAGTCACTGCATGAATTTCTTCAAATAAACACCAAACGCTACAACAAGATTATAATGTGCGGCGATTTTAATCTGCCCACAATAAACAGGGAACAACTGAGCTCACTACCGCCTTGCGCACAGTCTGAAATGATGCTTGAAACTGCGTACTACTTTAATCTCGCACAGCTTGAGCAGATACCGACACGTGTCACTTCCAGTTCCAGCACCACACTTGACCTTGCTTTTGTTTCTCAAGCCATTCTTGAAAAGGGCCCTTCCATGGAAGTTTTACCCGGAATATCCGATCATAAGATTATTCTCTTAAAATGTAACTTTGCGTTAGCACGATCACGCGAACCTATGAAAGAATTCTTAGATTTCATTAACGCCGAAGACGAAAGCATTCTCGACTACTCAGAACAAGATTTTGACActttttctcaaaaacaaagaCAAGGTTTCCTAGGCGTCAATGAGCTGTGGCTGCACTTTAAGAGCGCCGTGCACGAATGCATCAAAAAGTACGTTCCTAAAAAGCGGAAGAAAGTCAACCGAAAAAACCCGTGGATTACTCGTAATATCCTGCACTTAAAGCGTCGATTAAAACGTTTAACATGCTGTCGGTCAAGCCACTCTGTATTGGCGTCCCTCCGAGCAGATCTTAGATCCGAATTAAAATTATGTAAATACCATTTCTTTAATGTcagaatgcacaactttttaaaaaACAACCCAAGGAAGTTTTGGATGCATATATCGAAGCGGAACAGTCTTGTAGACAAGATAAAACTGAATGATGTCGAAGTTACCGACACTCAGCGCATTGCGGAAGCTTTTAACACGTTTTTTTCGTCAGTATTTTTACGTGAACCCACCCAGAAAGATGATACTCATGGCGTTGGTCTCAAGCTTCCAGATCTTGTCATATCTGAGGAAGGCATATTTTCGTCACTGCTAAACTTAGATCCCAAAAAATCTGCAGGTCCTGACGACATACCTAACGCTTTTCTTAATCGGTACGCCGAATGGTCCGCGAAATACCTGTTCATAATATTTAACGTAAGTTTAAACGAAGGGGATCTGCCTAACGACTGGAAGGTCGCCAAAGTAGTCCcagtccacaaaaagggagacaagcttaatgtagaaaattacagacctatctcCCTACTCTGCACCGCTTCTAAAGTTATGGAACACTTTATTTGTAAGCATTTAAGTTCCTTTTTAGAAAAtaatgacttctttagtgagagtCAGCACGGATTCAGGCATGGCTTTTCTACCACTACGCAGTTACTTCATATGACCAACGAAATACTGGCAATCTTGGATAAAGGTGGGCAGGTAGAGattctttttttagatttcgagaaagccttaGATCGggtttcacacaaaaaaatgatGATACAGCTAAACAGCATAATACGCAACGAACAAATTTTGCGTTGGCTTGATTCGtacttgacgcatcgaaaacaatTTGTCAACATAGGGGCTTCGAATTCATCGCTCGCCTCTGTACTttcgggcgttccacagggctcGGTTTTAGGGCCACTTCTTTTCCTTATCTACCTAAATGACCTGGCTTGCAAATTTTCCGTGCGGTGTCGcttttttgcggacgattgtattgTTTACTCGAGCATTCAATCTGGGGATGACCAATCTAGCTTAACTGACTATCTAATAGCAATACACGACTGGTGTATCCAGTGGCATATGACCCTAAACATCTCGAAATGCGCGCACATGGTtattacacgtaaaaaaaatCCGCTAATTTGCACTTACACGATAAATAATATGGACATTAAACAGGTAGAGGAATTCACatatcttggaattacaattgaTTCCAAGATGAGCTATACCGCTCACGTTAGGTATGTTTCTGCGGCAGCAATGAAAAAGTTATGGTTATTAAAGCACCGTTTAAAAAACTGCACTAGTGCTACCAAATTAACTGCATATAAGGCAATTATTAGGCCAACACTCGAGTATTCCGATATAGtctgggaccctcacacaaaggctggtatagacattatcgaaagagtacaaaaaaacgctcttagatttatctacaatgcttacaattggcgcatttcagtcacctctttaaggttgcgatctgggctccagacactagaaactcgtcgcaaaatgcaccgtctacaagcaatgtataacatagttaacaaccacactaaaatgagatttgacaactacatgcaatttaacaaatcgcgacttaccagaggtaagcacaatcaaacaatattattgccgcgcgctagaacaaacgcatatctttattccttcctgcccaagacaattcgcgaatggaacgctcttccgcaaagcgtggtcaactcagctactccagattccttcttatctgcagtacagacgtgcttgtaatgtcatgcattcattgtacctttgcttgttacaaattctgatgactcatttattacgcctttgctattggcagcaatgtgacggcatcattgtatttcttttgtgtatttgcatatgtttactttgcctattagactgtttttttactctttttattttttttatccccttgag
It includes:
- the LOC139055523 gene encoding uncharacterized protein, with the translated sequence MVSSRSIHHVPYIKRLDPKTSEDASDAHAQSGFLTFSECHSIGPAAELYTGTRPSASGDALAAVDSPAPLVTTALPAAQLTPEPGSQLLVPAPSPSATAHPSPSQNAHQTVSDLPSGRSPAMASQTPIGNGTPVVVHDETSTPMDLSSALPSVPSAPRGSQKRPSEQSAPDSCSANSGSQGKRSCLTTDHPVVSTPGSVCYKATIKALAPTSLTEIPNRIIQASLDACLGTAGFRGFTARKKSNTIAVWLPTLAAVERLQTLQRLSITSEITVPVQVYLVEGSDLQLCVVYNVDVGEDQTALQRELCCPTHRVIQARGRRP